In Paenacidovorax monticola, the genomic window GATGGTCTGCACGATGTGGTCGTTGATCTTGAAACGGTCCTCCGCCGTGAGCGTGCCGCGCCGCACCGAGAGGTTGTAAAGCTCGCCCAGGTGGGCCTGGTACGCAGGCAGCCGCATGCGGAACCCCCAGCGGTTGCGGGATTGCCCTCTTCCACGGGTGGGCGCCGCGCCCCCCAGGGCACGATGTGGTCGGGACGGTCCGCCAGCAGCAGCTCCTGCTCCGGCAGCGGTCCGGGCGGCTGGCCGCCGAGCCGCTCGATCTCGGCGCGCGACAGGCCGAGCCGGTTGTCGAAGTGGCGCAGCCAGGTCTGCTGGCCGATGGCGGCGAGGCGCTCCACATCCGCGTCGGCCATGGCCTCGCCGCCGATGTTGCAGGCCGCCACGAAGGCAAAGTCCGCCTCCAGCTGCTGGCGCCGCTGCCGCAGCAGCGTGTGCTGCTGCGCAAAGTCGCTGCCCATCATGCAGGCGCGCCAGTAGTCGATCTCGGCATCGCGCCACAGCACCTCGAAGCGCATGCGCACCTCGTGGATGCGGTTGTACAGGGTTTCGAGCTTGGTGGCCTTGTCGATCACATGCTCGGGGCTCGTGACCTTGCCGCAGTCGTGCAGCCATGCGCCCAGGCGGAATTCGTAGCGTTCGGCCTCGGTCATGCTCACCGCGGCGAAAGGCGCCTCCTGCGTATCGCACAGGCGCTGCATGAGCATCTCGGCCAGCTGCGGCACGCGCTCGCAGTGGCCGCCGGTGTAGGGGCTCTTGGCATCGATGGCATCGGCCAGCAGCCGGATCACGGCATCGAACAGCTTGCGCTGGCCCTCGATGAGGTTGCGCGTCTCGATGGCCACGGACAGCGTGCCCGAGAGCTTTTCCACAAAGCTGCGGAAATGCGCGTCGTCGCTGCGCAGATCGGCCCTTGGCACTGCCGCGTAGCGCAGGCTCAGCAGGCCCAGCGGCTGGCCTTCGCGCGTGCGCAGTTGCACGCGCAGGGGCCGCTGGGGCACGCCGCCCTCTTCGGCATCGCCGCCGAGGTCGTCGTCCTCACGCGGCGCGGCATGGTTGGTGAAGTGCGCCATGCCCAGGAACTCGGGGTAATGGCCCTGGTCCTCCTCGTCCTCGCAGTGCAGGGCCGCGCGCCGCAGGCCGTCGCGCTGATCCTGCACCAGGTACACCGCGCCGCTCATGCAGTGCGTGGCGCGCACGAGCTGGTGCAGCACGCTCGACAGCATCAGGTCCAGGCGCGACTCGGCGCTGATGTGGTGGGAGAGGTCGAGAAACTCGCGGATCGTGTCGGACATGTCGTCCATCACCTGCCCCAGCGCCCGCACCTCGCGCAGCGGCGAAAGCGGGCGCTCCGGCCGGCGGAAGTCGAACCGCGCCAGGCTGCGGGCCTGCAGGGCCAGGCCGTTGAGGCTGCGCCCCAGCCGCTCGCCTGCCCACCAGCCCAGCGGCAGCAGGAGCAGGATCAGAGCCACCGACAGCCACAATTGCTCGCGCAGCGTGGCGTTCGCCCCGGCAAGCAGCTCGCTGGTGGGTATGGCCATGAGGATGCGTAGCTCGCGCCCGCGCAGCGCGTCGAGCGGCTGCGCCAGCCCCAGCCATTCCTCTCCCCCGGACATGAACTTGCGCGACTCGCCCTGCCGCAGCACCATGCGCCCGACCTGCCGCAGGCTGTCCACGCCGAACCCGGCCAGGGAGCGCAGACGCACCTGGTCGCCGTCCTGCTGGACCAGTTGCTGCATCTCCGGGTAGGCAAGCACATGGCCGTCGCCATCGACCACGGCGATCTCGCTGCGCGGCGTCAGGCGCAGCCCGCCCGCCTCGCGCCCCAAGGTGGACAGCGCCACGTCCAGCCCCAGCACGGCCAGCCCGTCGGCGCTGGGCTGGCTCAGCGTCACCCCCACCTCCTGCGTGGTGAAGAACACATAGGGCGCCGTCAGGCTCTGGCCCTCGCGCCCCTCCTGGTACCAGGGGCGCGTGCGCGGATCGAATTGGTATTCGGGGCGCAGCCCCGTGTGCAGCAGCCGCAGGTCGGCGCCATAGAAGGTCCAGCGCCCCACCAGGCCTCGCGCGCCCTCCCGCGCCCTGGACTGCACCAGGAACGCAGCCGAGGGCGGCGCCCCCAGCCGCTGGCGCACCTGCGGGTCGCGCAGGGGCCGCACCAGCAGGAACTGGCCGTCGCGGTACCCCACAAACACGGAGGCCAGCAGGGGATTCTGGGACAGGAGCCCCGCCAGCAGCGGCAGCCGCTGCAGGCGCTGCGGCAGCGTCGTGGCCGACGCCACGGGGTCGAACGCCAGCAACCGCAGGCTGGCGTCGGCCGGATCGACGATGCGCCGCACACGCTCGTTGATGATGGTGGCAATGCGCTGCGCATTCTCGTCCGAGGCCTCCACGATGGCCTGGCGGGCGCTGCGGCTCACCTGCAGGGCCAGCACTGCCGCCAGCAGCACCATGGCACCCACGACGAGCGAGGCCACCACCGCATGGAACGGAACGGTAGCGCGCCGCCACCAGGGCAGCCCTTCGGCACCGCCCTGGGCAGTGCGCTGCCTGCCGGGAGAACCCGGGAAGGAAGCTGCAGCGTCACGCCGGGAGTCCATGGGCGCAATGTAGAGGAAACCCCGCGGCGCGTCACACGATTTGTGCCCCAAGCGCCTGGCCTGCGCCGCACAGGCCCTAGGCGGAACCGCCCCGCACGCAGTCGCGCCCCTCGACCTTGGCCCGGTACAGCAGCGCGTCGGCCCGCGCCATGAGCTGCTCGGCTGCCTCGCCGGGCGCGAGTTGCGCCACGCCGAAGCTGGCCGTCACATGCAAGTCGCGCCCGTCCACACGCACGGGCGCGGAGCGCGTGATGGCGCGCAGCCGGTACGCCAGATGCAGGGCCTCCTGCTCCTGGCTCTCGGGCAGCACGATGAAGAACTCCTCGCCGCCGTAGCGCACGACCCAGTCGACCTGCGAGCGCAGCGCGCTCCGGTAGCGCTGCGCGATGTCGCGCAGCACCAGATCGCCGGCGGCATGGCCGAGTTCATCATTGACCCGCTTGAAGTGGTCCAGGTCGGCGAACACCACGCTCAGCGGGCGCTTGTAGCGGTGGCTGCGCTCTACCTCGGCGGGCAGGCGTTCGTCCATGGCGCGGCGGTTGAAGCAGCCCGTGAGCGCGTCGATCATGGACAGGCGCTTGACTTCTTCCACCAGGCTTTCGAGCTGCTGGGTGCGCTCGGCCACGCGGGTGTCGAGCATCTGGATGTGGTGGCGCACGTCGCCTTGCAGCCGCTGGAAGCCCCGGGCCATGAAGTCGATCTCGTCCAGGTGCCGGGGGTCGCGGCGCACCAGCGTCAGCGGCCGCGACAGCGTGTCGGGCTTGAGTTCAGCCGCGAAACGCGCCATCTGCTGCAGTGGCTCCTGCAGTTCGCGGCGCAGCACCCAGGCCACGACCAGGCAGACCAGCAATGCGAACAGCGCATAGCCGCCCAGCACGCGCAGCGTCTTGGCCAGCACTTCCATGCCGAAGTACTCGGTGTTGGCCCAGATCTCCAGCTCGCCGATGACCGAGCTGCCCTCCGGGGCCGCGATGGGCAGCACGACGGTGGGCGGCAAGCTGTCGTAGCCGCTCGCGCCCGCCTCGAACACGGGGCCGGTGACCGAGCGCACATGCGCATGCCCCACTTCAGGCAGGTGTACCAGCCAATCCACCTGGCTCTGCACGGCGGCGGGCTCGATGTCCCACAGCGCCGTGGAAAGCAG contains:
- a CDS encoding sensor domain-containing diguanylate cyclase — protein: MPSSPPFRSIATLLIQRIAVLALLCMALLGGVHAVLEYRHAQARFDKDVRVVAENSLRLLSTALWDIEPAAVQSQVDWLVHLPEVGHAHVRSVTGPVFEAGASGYDSLPPTVVLPIAAPEGSSVIGELEIWANTEYFGMEVLAKTLRVLGGYALFALLVCLVVAWVLRRELQEPLQQMARFAAELKPDTLSRPLTLVRRDPRHLDEIDFMARGFQRLQGDVRHHIQMLDTRVAERTQQLESLVEEVKRLSMIDALTGCFNRRAMDERLPAEVERSHRYKRPLSVVFADLDHFKRVNDELGHAAGDLVLRDIAQRYRSALRSQVDWVVRYGGEEFFIVLPESQEQEALHLAYRLRAITRSAPVRVDGRDLHVTASFGVAQLAPGEAAEQLMARADALLYRAKVEGRDCVRGGSA